One window of the Vigna radiata var. radiata cultivar VC1973A chromosome 1, Vradiata_ver6, whole genome shotgun sequence genome contains the following:
- the LOC106756703 gene encoding putative pentatricopeptide repeat-containing protein At5g59900, whose product MWLSGSLRFSSPPFLLKFPSFLPILTSFFCSHSHSQTFLHHEAISKFNRLLHMPEVPPIFEFGKILGFLGKTKHYPTAIFLSKQMELKGIQPNLVTLNILINCFCHLDQLALALSVFAKILKLGYHPNDITLTTLIRGLCDKGEIKKALYFHDKVVALGFPLDQFTYGTLINGLCRIGETKTAIELLRRIEGRSTVMYSIIIDRLFKDKLPKEAYDMYSEMVVKGISRDVVTYTTLVYGLCSVNQLEQALGLINEMLSNSIQPNVYTYSILINALGKQGKLREAKNVLGVMVKVYMKLNDFSFNALMDGYCFVNEVNIAKQVFNAMTHMRVSPTLYSYNIMINGLIINDRVDEAINLFQEMHKRNVIPNTVTYNIIIDGYCKFGRIDYVWDLIDKMHCSNHQPDTITYSCLLDALCKNHHLDKAFDLFKTMMEKGIQPDMYTWSILINGMCKGGRLEKAQEIFQDLLIKGYPLDVCNYSTMINGLCKEGLLDEALTLWSKMEDNGCLPDALAFEIMIRALFEKDKTDMAETFLCEMISRGLIKVLSSAMMSPSRFSSLPKFPPFFPILNSLFCSHSHSQTFLQYEAISQFNRLLHMPEVPSIFEFGKILGFLVKKKHCPTVISLSKQMELKGIQPNLVTLNILINCFCHLDQLALAFSVFAKILKLGYHPDDITLTTLIRGLCDKGEIMKALDFHDKVVALGFQLDQFAYGTLINGLCKVGETKAAIDLFRRIEGRSTVIYNIIIDCLFKDKRPKEAYDMYCEMVVKEISRNVVTYNTLVYAFCSLNHLEQAFGFINEMLSNSIKLDIYTYNILMDALCKRGKLREAKNVLGVMVKAYVKPDYFSFNALIEGYCLINEVRIAKQLFSAMTQIGVTPTVSCYNIMINGLIRNNRLDEAIKLSQEMLSNSIKLSNSIKPNVYTYNILMDALCKQGKLRETKDVLGVMVKACVKPNDFSFNGLMEGYCLVNKVKMAKQVLNAMTQIGVSPTVYNYNIMINGLIKNDRLDEAIKLFQEMHKRGVVPDTVTYNILIDSFCKSERIAYAWDLIDRMHDRNQQPNTITYNCLLDFLCKNYDVDKAFELFETMMRKGIQPSMYTWNILINGMCKGGRLEKAKEIFQDLLNEGYPLNVCSYTTMISGLCKKGLLDEAWTLWSKMEDNGNQQPNTITYNCLLDSLCKKYDLDKASELFKTMIRKGIQPSMYTWNILINGMCKGGRLEKAKEIFQDLLIKGYPLDVCSYTTMISGLCNKGLLDEALTLWSKMEENGCLPNAVTFDIMIRALLKKNETRKTEVFHREMISRDLVKEKEKRKEKRLTAAVVRELELSSFE is encoded by the exons ATGTGGCTCTCAGGAAGTTTAAGgttttcttctcctcctttccttctcaagtttccttcttttcttccaatCCTCACTTCCTTCTTTTGCTCTCATTCTCACTCCCAAACCTTCTTACACCACGAAGCTATCTCAAAATTCAATCGCTTGCTTCATATGCCTGAGGTTCCTCCCATCTTCGAATTTGGAAAGATTTTGGGATTCCTTGGGAAGACGAAGCACTATCCTACTGCTATTTTTCTCAGTAAGCAAATGGAACTCAAGGGAATTCAGCCTAATCTTGTTACTCTCAACATCCTCATCAATTGTTTTTGTCACTTAGACCAATTGGCCTTAGCTTTATCTGTATTTGCCAAGATTCTCAAACTGGGTTATCACCCAAATGACATAACATTAACTACACTCATCAGAGGTCTCTGTGATAAGGGCGAGATCAAAAAAGCACTCTACTTTCACGACAAAGTAGTAGCACTAGGATTTCCACTCGACCAGTTCACTTACGGGACTCTGATCAATGGATTGTGCAGAATAGGGGAAACTAAAACTGCCATCGAGTTGCTCAGAAGGATTGAAGGTCGATCAACGGTAATGTACAGTATAATTATTGACCGTCTATTCAAAGATAAACTTCCAAAAGAAGCATATGATATGTATTCTGAAATGGTTGTGAAGGGAATTTCTCGAGATGTTGTTACCTATACTACTCTAGTTTATGGCTTGTGCTCTGTTAATCAGTTAGAACAAGCGTTAGGATTGATAAATGAAATGCTATCAAATAGCATCCAGCCAAATGTTTATACCTATAGTATATTGATTAATGCATTGGGTAAGCAAGGAAAGCTAAGAGAAGCCAAGAATGTATTGGGTGTGATGGTGAAAGTTTATATGAAACTTAATGATTTTAGCTTTAATGCTTTAATGGATGGGTATTGCTTTGTTAATGAAGTGAATATTGCTAAACAAGTATTCAATGCAATGACCCACATGAGAGTGAGTCCTACTTTATACAGCTATAATATCATGATAAATGGACTCATAATCAACGATAGGGTGGATGAGGCCATAAATTTATTTCAGGAAATGCACAAGAGGAATGTCATTCCTAATACAGTaacttacaatattattatagatGGTTATTGCAAATTTGGAAGAATAGATTATGTTTGGGATCTTATTGACAAGATGCACTGTAGTAATCATCAACCAGACACCATCACTTACAGTTGTTTGTTAGATGCTTTATGCAAAAACCACCATCTAGACAAAGCATTTGACTTATTCAAAACAATGATGGAAAAAGGAATTCAGCCGGATATGTACACATGGAGCATACTTATTAATGGAATGTGCAAAGGGGGAAGACTTGAGAAGGCACAAGAGATCTTTCAAGATCTTTTAATTAAAGGCTACCCTTTAGATGTATGTAATTATAGTACTATGATCAATGGTCTTTGTAAAGAGGGTTTACTTGATGAGGCATTGACCTTATGGTCCAAAATGGAAGACAATGGTTGTTTGCCTGATGCACTAGCTTTCGAAATAATGATTAGGGCTCTCTTTGAAAAGGACAAGACTGATATGGCAGAGACATTTCTTTGTGAAATGATCTCTAGAGGTTTGATAAAAG TTCTATCTTCAGCAATGATGTCGCCCTcaagattttcttctcttcctaaGTTTCCTCCTTTTTTTCCAATCCTCAATTCTCTCTTTTGTTCTCACTCTCACTCCCAAACCTTCTTACAGTATGAAGCTATCTCACAATTCAATCGCTTGCTTCATATGCCTGAGGTTCCTTCCATCTTCGAATTTGGAAAGATTTTGGGATTCCTTGTGAAGAAGAAGCACTGTCCTACTGTTATCTCTCTCAGTAAGCAAATGGAACTCAAGGGAATTCAGCCTAACCTTGTTACTCTCAACATCCTCATCAATTGTTTTTGTCACTTAGACCAATTGGCCTTAGCTTTCTCTGTATTTGCCAAGATTCTCAAACTGGGTTATCACCCAGATGACATAACATTAACTACACTCATCAGAGGTCTCTGTGATAAGGGTGAGATCATGAAAGCACTCGACTTTCACGACAAAGTAGTAGCACTGGGATTTCAGCTCGACCAATTTGCTTACGGGACTCTGATCAATGGATTGTGCAAGGTAGGAGAAACTAAAGCTGCCATCGACTTATTTAGAAGGATTGAAGGTCGATCAACTgtaatttacaatataattattgattgtCTATTCAAAGATAAACGTCCAAAAGAAGCTTATGATATGTATTGTGAAATGGTTGTCAAGGAAATTTCTCGTAATGTTGTTACCTATAATACTTTAGTTTATGCCTTTTGCTCTCTGAATCATTTAGAACAAGCTTTTGGTTTCATAAATGAAATGCTATCAAATAGCATCAAGCTAGATATTTATACCTATAATATATTGATGGATGCATTATGTAAGCGAGGAAAGCTAAGAGAAGCCAAGAATGTGTTGGGTGTGATGGTGAAAGCTTATGTGAAACCTGATTATTTTAGCTTTAATGCTTTAATAGAGGGATATTGCTTGATTAATGAAGTGAGGATTGCTAAACAATTATTCAGTGCAATGACCCAGATAGGAGTGACTCCTACGGTATCCTGTTACAATATCATGATAAATGGACTCATAAGGAACAATAGGTTGGATGAGGCCATAAAACTCAGTCAGGAAATGCTATCAAATAGCATCAAGCTATCAAATAGCATCAAGCCAAATGTTTATACCTATAATATATTGATGGATGCATTATGTAAGCAAGGAAAGCTAAGAGAAACCAAGGATGTGTTGGGTGTGATGGTGAAAGCTTGTGTGAAACCTAATGATTTTAGCTTTAATGGTTTAATGGAGGGGTATTGCTTAGTTAATAAAGTGAAGATGGCTAAACAAGTATTGAATGCAATGACCCAAATAGGAGTGAGTCCTACTGTATATAACTACAATATCATGATAAATGGACTCATAAAGAACGATAGGTTGGATGAGGCCATAAAACTCTTTCAGGAAATGCACAAGAGGGGTGTGGTTCCTGATACAGTAACTTACAATATTCTTATTGATAGTTTTTGCAAATCTGAGAGAATAGCTTATGCTTGGGATCTTATTGACCGGATGCATGATAGAAATCAACAACCAAACACAATCACTTACAATTGTTTGTTAGATTTTTTATGCAAAAACTATGATGTAGACAAGGCGTTTGAATTATTCGAAACAATGATGAGAAAAGGAATTCAGCCGAGTATGTACACATGGAACATACTTATTAATGGAATGTGCAAAGGAGGAAGACTTGAGAAGGCAAAAGAGATCTTTCAAGATCTTTTAAATGAAGGCTACCCTTTGAATGTATGTAGTTATACTACTATGATCAGTGGTCTTTGCAAGAAGGGGTTACTTGATGAGGCGTGGACCTTATGGTCCAAAATGGAAGACAATGGTAATCAACAACCAAACACAATCACTTACAATTGTTTGTTAGATTCTTTATGCAAAAAGTATGATTTAGACAAAGCATCTGAATTATTCAAAACAATGATCAGAAAAGGAATTCAGCCGAGTATGTACACATGGAACATACTTATTAATGGAATGTGTAAAGGGGGAAGACTTGAGAAGGCAAAAGAGATCTTTCAAGATCTTTTAATTAAAGGCTACCCTTTAGATGTATGTAGTTATACTACTATGATCAGTGGTCTTTGCAACAAGGGGTTACTTGATGAGGCGTTGACCTTATGGTCCAAAATGGAAGAGAATGGTTGTTTGCCTAATGCAGTAACTTTTGATATAATGATTAGGGCTCTCCTTAAAAAGAATGAGACTAGGAAGACAGAGGTATTTCATCGTGAAATGATCTCTAGAGACTTGGTGAAAG